A single genomic interval of Streptomyces graminofaciens harbors:
- a CDS encoding NUDIX domain-containing protein yields MTTAPKRSAGLLLHRRTSDGVEVLLGHMGGPFFARKDAGAWTVPKGEYEPDEPAWEAARREFQEELGLAPPDGEAVPLGEVTQANGKIVTVWAIEADLDPATVVPGTFRMEWPPKSGQIQEFPELDRVAWMDVDRARVLIVKAQAEFLDRLVEHSGGR; encoded by the coding sequence GTCCGACGGCGTCGAGGTCCTGCTCGGCCATATGGGCGGCCCGTTCTTCGCGCGCAAGGACGCGGGGGCGTGGACGGTGCCGAAGGGTGAGTACGAACCCGACGAGCCCGCCTGGGAGGCGGCCCGCCGGGAGTTCCAGGAGGAGCTGGGGCTGGCGCCGCCCGACGGCGAGGCCGTACCGCTGGGTGAGGTGACGCAGGCCAACGGCAAGATCGTCACCGTGTGGGCGATCGAGGCGGACCTCGACCCGGCGACCGTCGTGCCGGGCACGTTCCGGATGGAGTGGCCGCCGAAATCCGGGCAGATCCAGGAGTTCCCGGAGCTGGACCGGGTGGCGTGGATGGACGTGGACCGGGCTCGGGTCCTGATCGTCAAGGCGCAGGCGGAGTTTCTCGACCGGCTTGTGGAGCACTCGGGCGGCCGATAG